A segment of the Melopsittacus undulatus isolate bMelUnd1 chromosome 13, bMelUnd1.mat.Z, whole genome shotgun sequence genome:
GGGgttaaatttcttcttttctttcccattcctACTGTGCCTGCAACAGGCTTCTGGGAgtgggaaaagggaggaaggtTTCGGGGAGGATATCTCATGGCTTGAAATATCCACCTGTGCAACACTGCTACAGCCACCAggctcctctgctccttctGCCCCACACTCACACCAGTTCTTTGCCAGGCTCCAAGAGTGGAGCTGATGGCTGTGGCCTTGGATTTAGGATAAAGATTCTGTAACAGCATTTTCCTACTTGCATTAACGAAGGATTGGTAAAAGACCCCCAGGGATGCCCAGTGGAGGCCAGGAAATCAAAAAGTACCCTGTGTTACTAAGTTTGTCCCCATCCTCCTCTACGTGATTTCCTCTTTCTTGCCTAACACATGCTGGTTTTCCCCCCATCATACCTTCtaagctgcagctccagcccccttgTGCCTTAAGTggttttctcctcttctctgaAGGGTCAAGAGTCAGGATTTGGTTTTGCCAGCAGTGAGGACGCTCCCCACAGCTGTGTTCTGTTGGGATGTTTGGCCTACCTACCCTGAACCAGCGAGAGAAACAGGAGGCAGGGGATCTCTCCAGCCTTCACGTCCTCCCCCCAAGAAGACAAGTTCATAAAtggcaaacaaaacacagatttgcGATCAGCTTGCGGGGGGAACTGCTCATGACTTGTGCTCAGCCAGCACAGACTGAAGCTCCACCGACAGAGCAGCAGTTTCACCATTTGGAGAGAACGCAGCCGTGAGGTATTTTTCTGTCCATTCAGACAAGCAGATAGTTTCAAGCCTTGGTTAACCAGGACTTAAAGGAGAAGTACAGCTTCAACTTCTGATGACTTCCCTTTGGGCCCATTCCCCACCCCCTATCACCTTCTCCTGCCCAAAACTCGGGTCTTCCTCTCGCACCGAGACCTTCTGATAAAATGCCACCACAGAGCCAACTTCAGTTTGTACTCAAACACTCATCAACATGGAATGGCTGTTGGGCATTCGGTGCATTCTCTTAGCCAACGCCAGaacagagagagaagcagcCAGGGTCAACTCACAAACAGATACAAAGCAAAGagacagagagacagaaatTTAGAGGCCAGTCACCAATAAAGATGGAGAAGGGTGTGAAGATGCTCCCAAACTGCAGAGCCTCTAAATGCATGGAACCAAGCGTTCAGTCACTCTCTCACTCTTGGATATAATGTTCGGTTGGATGGCATTCTCTTACACTCTGGTAGGGCTGGGCTCTTCCCATTCAATCCCAGCCATTATCCTTGATCATGTGAGCTAGTTCAATGATGTATTTGCCTTCTTTATACTTCTGGCTGCTTTCAAAAGCGTGTTcctaaaaacaaaaggagaaagaatgagATCAAGATGATATTTGAAGGTAAATGCACAGTTACAGATCAGATCCAGGAATGCTGGTACAGTCTTAGCCTTGTCTACAGAGTAAAATGCTCAAACTGCAGGTCCTCCTGTTGGCTTTCAGGAGAAGTATGCTGGAAGAATCTTAAATCCTGCTTCTAGGCATCTTtacagactggaaaaaggaacaATCACCACCATGTAAATGTGCAGCCTCCTGTAGGCCAATGTCAACTGCTCCTTGAGCTATGATTTAGGAATCATCAGTGATAAAACCTACCCCCCTCTGAGATGAAAAACTCCAGGTGGAAACTTCATGTGGAAATGGAGCAATTGGGCACCAAGTGACAAGGACTCACCCTACGCAGATGCATGCTTGCAGGAACACACAATGCTTCACCACTGCACaactgcagaagtgaaaagTTCTGTAGGACCTCCAGCTGGGAGGAACTCCCATTACTGAGGCTGCATCCTCAAAAGCAGTTCAGCTCTGCTCAGGTGTTCTGTAATGCACCTGGGAAAACACCACTGGAGGCTTGGGCTTACTGCTATGTTTACAACATATATTGTTTTACAGTAACCTCAGTTTTGTACTTAGTGTCCTTTTCCATTTGTGAGATCCATGCTGTGGTTCTGCATGGATTCCTAACGCATCAATTATTGATGCTTTACTTTTTATAGCCTTTCAATTGATTTATTAAAGAGTATCTCTGTACAGAGGCCAGAGAGAATAAAGCATATTTCTGTCTATGCTGTGTTTAGACACTGGTCAAAATGTTTTGACAAACAACTTTGCTGTGTGCCTCCTGAAGCAGAAATTAGACTGTAGCATAAGCCTTTATTTGAAGGTAACTGAATTTATGAAGAGCAAGAGACAGCAAATAAACAGGCTCGTGTTCAATAAACTCATGAGCAACATTTCCAGTGGGAAGGACACAGGATTAACAATATATGGATCATCCTATTATTCTGATATTGTCTGGGAAAAAAGACAAGATGAACCACATGACTGACTGATGTTATCCTCACATTTATATTAAGTATCACTAAGGGACACCCACCAAAATCAGGCCCAGTGTATATTCTTAGTAAGAAACATACATTAGCCACACAAAGAGCTCCTGCTCTGAATGAATGCAACAAACACAAGataggagagaaaagaaatacaggaaggaaaaaagatgaggCTACAGACCAGAACCTGCATTTCTGGTTCCCAAGCTAATGGTTTTCCCATGAGACCATATTACAAGACACACACCttcaggaagggctggagcaaAGGTGTCCACAGGAAAAATTAGAGTGATACTCACATATTTCCAACCCAGTGTGGTTTTGCAGTTTTCACAGTAAATATCTGCAACCGCATGTAATCCTGTTAGTAACACCCGCTCCTCTGCAGGGCCACAACCCACATTAACTCTGTGGAAAAAGGAGAGATGCTCCCTATTAGTGTGCCTTTGCACATCAAAATGCTGCACTGAATTGATAGCAATTTTAATGCAGTATTTGAAAACATAAGCCGGAGGTTCAGGATACTGAGCACCAAAATGAAGatcttttgcattttcagaataGAATGAAAACGGtgaaataaatcttttattCATCTGAAAGTTCTATAAAGCTCTGAAAAGAACATTAATAACATTCTAGTAAATTGCACTAATTATGCATTTGGGaaagattttcattttcaaattgaGAAAATGCTACTTTTACTTTCCCAAATGGAAAACCGAAAACTGGAACTGAAATCAGCAGTTCTCAAAGGCATCCCAGCAGTGATCTCATCAAAACTATTTTCAGTTATTGGGAAAATGACACTTGGTCTTTATGCTAGCTCTAAAAAGTAAGTTCAGATTTAGATACAATTTATTCTCTACATTTATTTTGCCCAACTACATTCTCTGAGAGGAGAATGACTCATGCATTAGCTCTTATTTCTCAACCTGATGATGACAAAACCACCTTTTCCTAGCTGCTTATCTGAAACCTCAACatgaaatgaaatatgaatCAGTGTtatttcctgcctctttctccACTCTTTTTCAGCAAGCTCCCAAGGCTTAAGCAGAGGTTTTCTAGAGGAAGACtatccttttgttttcttcttcacaagGGTTTTCTTAAACCTGTCCTTAGAGACGTTGAGGTGACACGTACAAAGTTCTACTCACACTGAATTGAAGAGGTATGCTCGTCCTTGGCTTCCTTGAAAGGActgaaaggcaagaaaacaaaatttagtTGGCTGATTGATGGAAGAAAGGCTAAACCAGGACCTGCCCTAAGTGGCTTCATTAATGGTAGTTGTAGCAACTGCTAGCCAGGGCCTGAGAAACACACATTGTTAGAGTCTTCGAGAGGgaaaaagcacaaagcaaagtGTCAGGAGGAGATGAGCACTGATGAACAGAGGTCTTGTCCTGCAGTCAGGAAGAGAGCATCTGCCTTCAATTCTAATGCCTGCCCATTTCACAGGGCATGCTGGCAGTCcagtgggaacttcacctgGTACTACCAGCATTTCCAATGGACTTTTCAAGAGTTaagctgttttctctcttaTATCCCAGCAATGTCTATTATCACCCGTTCAGTTCTGTTTATGAATTTCACACTACTGCCTCACCCCTCCCTAGCACAGCCTTGCTGCCAGATACTGATTTGGATCTCTTTTTTAAACCAAGGTGCTCGCAGAGGCTTGCTGCTGCACTGCCACAGTTTGgaaacactgctgctgcataTGACAGCATGTGAACTCCCGTTAGGAAGACTGCACAGATGGATGCTGAACCAAATTGATTGTGACCTATTTGTGCAAGGTGCTGTGAACACAAATACAACCTCTACTCTAGCAATTTTACAAAAGACCTTAAGCTTGCTGAGATGTCTGCAAGCCTTCATATACCCACTGATGCCAGGGAGATCTTCAAGAGTGGATCCAAACATACAGTGAGACACAATTGCATAGAGATGAACGTGGACAACAGAGAACCACACAGCAACACAACTACACCAGATAATTACAAGTCATGGCACATCCTCTTTGCCACACGTTTCCTCAGGATCTTATAGCATCACCATGAAAAGGCAGCACTTCAAAGACCAGGGGAACACCAGCCTGGCAGGACACTTCCAAGAGCCAGAAGGCTCCATTGTGTCACATCTGTAACATTACCCCGTCAAGGTGCCTTACTTACAGGAGCTGGCTCACACATAGCAAGTGCTACCTGCACTGTTTATGTGCTCTGACAAGCATGCACTGAATGAAACATTTGGTGCTTCTGAGCAAGGAGCTGGGAAAGTCAAGGAGCAGTTTTTCTGGACCACTTCATCATTTACCTTGCACCTTACCAGGAACCTCAGAATATTTAATGATCTTCTTAAAACCTCTGTTTCTACAGATGAGTGATGATTTCAGGCTAAACACTCTTCAAAGGGGGGAGACAGAGTTTTGAAAGACTAGATAAACATTCAAGGTTTTACCTTTACCTCCCTGGACCACTAACACTAGTCATTTATTTAGTTAAAGGCAACCTAAACCTGGGGCAACACAAATGTGTTCCCCCCACAGCACATGAAGCAGTAtctgtggtgtccctgcccctccCAAGCCATCTCATTCCGTCAGCCCTATGGATTCACCCCTACACAGCCTCACAGAGAAGCAAAGTCAAAGTCATGCCTGGGAGCCAGCAAGCCTGTCAGTGATCTGGACCCCAGTTCTTATGCCCACATACATCTGCACTCATCAGCTGCTTCCTCCACACTGGGAAGGCTGCTGTGTGTTCCAGCTGTGGTTCTAATGCCTAAAGCTGGGGTACCAACCCATTAGCTCCAGCAAGCATTTCCTGGGCTAACAGCCTGTAAGATGTTCTCTCCATCATGAGCAATGCTCATGTGAAAGGCAGAGATGGAAAATTTGCTCACCAGCAGGAGAGAACAGAATACACGAAAGGTGTGACTTAAAACTGCTCTGACAGCGGGGCAAGTACAGCCTGTCATAGCATTTACCCTGGTGCCCTTCTTGGTGTCAAGGTACTCTCCAGAAGTGGCAAAGGCCCACTGGAAGATCCCAAATTGCAAGAACACATGCAAAAAGCTCCCTAGCACATAGCAAAGGCACCTCTGGCAAACGCAATACCAAGGGGCGTGCAGGCAGGGAGCCACAGCCAGCAATGAA
Coding sequences within it:
- the YPEL2 gene encoding protein yippee-like 2, which encodes MVKMTRSKTFQAYLPSCHRTYSCIHCRAHLANHDELISKSFQGSQGRAYLFNSVVNVGCGPAEERVLLTGLHAVADIYCENCKTTLGWKYEHAFESSQKYKEGKYIIELAHMIKDNGWD